The proteins below come from a single Drosophila kikkawai strain 14028-0561.14 chromosome 3R, DkikHiC1v2, whole genome shotgun sequence genomic window:
- the LOC121501875 gene encoding uncharacterized protein, with translation MDNVQPSQALLDANDPTKRHLHALEERGLTTKCRVVFDGSGKDSSGVSLNDHLQIGPPIQRDLIGVCLRFRQHQYVIRADIEKMFRGIQVFKPHTNYQRIVWRKNENEPLLRLLTVTYGLAPSPFLAVRVLKQLAEDHSQEFPAAAHVLLHDGYVDDIPTGCPHLKSSKSS, from the coding sequence ATGGATAATGTACAGCCTAGCCAGGCTCTTTTGGACGCCAACGATCCCACAAAGCGTCATTTACACGCGCTTGAAGAACGGGGTTTGACTACGAAATGTCGCGTAGTTTTCGATGGATCGGGAAAGGACAGCTCTGGAGTGTCCCTCAATGATCATCTCCAAATTGGTCCACCTATCCAACGCGATCTTATTGGCGTTTGTTTACGTTTCCGGCAGCACCAATATGTAATCCGCGCAGATATCGAGAAGATGTTCCGAGGAATTCAAGTCTTTAAACCGCACACCAATTATCAGCGCATTGTTTGGCGCAAGAACGAGAATGAACCACTGCTTCGCCTGTTGACGGTTACCTACGGATTGGCACCGTCACCATTTCTGGCTGTTCGAGTTCTCAAGCAACTAGCCGAGGATCACAGCCAAGAGTTCCCCGCAGCAGCACACGTGCTTCTGCACGATGGTTATGTAGATGATATTCCAACTGGGTGCCCTCATTTGAAGAGCTCGAAGAGCTCATAA